A genomic segment from Poecilia reticulata strain Guanapo linkage group LG3, Guppy_female_1.0+MT, whole genome shotgun sequence encodes:
- the thsd4 gene encoding thrombospondin type-1 domain-containing protein 4 isoform X1 — MLDVWIWTIRLSVQLLLWSQLLDSQQTADHRKVPQRTESQQEFRAEYXEIQGAWGTWGAWSTCSRTCGKGVQEQTRPCLPVYTQYPSRGVAVQPQQPGHVISALKPAAAPRHSGVRAFNNSSSRGELRREKQSRPGERRKVTHIVPGRYGYGRAPHVAPLLVDSGRGSASPRLHRQKRSPAANSLQAFPGRHTDLRSPKLDASNNLHRFTRPYVHPRTQHPRNNQVWASLYQPASSNQAEVQTGSHTSSHQLHKERPYNPLPSSFCTGEHAHYRICNSNDCPPSSKGIRAVQCSSYNSQPFMGRLYKWEPFNEVPGGQHCELNCRATGFRFYVRQSDRVIDGTPCGQNETNLCVAGQCASLGCDEYLGSGKVVDKCGVCGGDNSTCRLVSGVFKHSLSKIGYHKIVEIPEGATRINVTEMVKSRNYLALRSRSGRSIINGNWAIDRPGKYEGGGTMFTYRRPNEISSTAGESFLAEGPTNEILDVYMIFQQPNPGVHYEYILSSEKTVKPQQPTQTAEESARGQDEYTQQSHTQQENFNSAGGGRYQPHLPDNQVPAVVPPRRDREYNWKLTGTTECSASCGKGFRNSIFRCVHXLNHVEVSDAFCESSSRPGPQEEACNLQPCPAFWDIGEWSECSKTCGLGMQHRQVLCRQVYANRTLNVHTSRCRHLERPETASTCQLKICSEWQIRSEWTSCSVPCGVGQRSREVRCVSNVGDFVPDEECNMNLRPTNVENCDMGACAKSWFYTEWGNRCSAECGMGVRTRSILCLTNHISSLPLEGCGSERPADSQVCNNGPCDNRIEWFTGPWXQCSAECGSGSQQRSVVCLIKSDEGFTVMPPYECSSLDRPLSQQSCNIKTCGSKWYHTDWSACSKTCEGGFRVREVRCLSDDMLSSEACDEQLRPADREDCSPEPCIPQIDLNCRDKYYNCNVVVQARLCVYDYYKTACCASCSRIXHKQKAHRGHS; from the exons ATGCTAGATGTCTGGATTTGGACCATCAG ACTATCtgttcagctgctgctttggTCRCAACTCCTGGACAGTCAACAAACAGCAGATCACAGGAAG GTGCCTCAGAGGACAGAGTCTCAACAGGAGTTCAGGGCAGAGTACRGGGAAATTCAGGGAGCCTGGGGCACCTGGGGCGCCTGGTCAACCTGCTCCCGGACATGTGGGAAAGGGGTACAAGAACAGACGAGGCCCTGTCTGCCTGTGTACACTCAATACCCCTCCAGAGGAGTTGCCGTTCAGCCCCAGCAGCCAGGCCATGTCATTTCAGCTTTGaagcctgctgctgctccacgCCACAGTGGTGTCAGAGCcttcaacaacagcagcagcaggggagAGCTGAGAAGGGAGAAGCAGAGCAGGCCAGGAGAACGCAG GAAGGTCACCCACATTGTCCCAGGGAGGTATGGCTATGGACGAGCACCTCATGTGGCTCCACTGTTAGTGGATTCAGGCAGAGGCTCAGCTTCCCCTCGCCTCCACAGACAAAAACGCTCCCCTGCTGCTAACTCCCTCCAGGCCTTTCCTGGAAGGCACACCGACCTCAGATCACCCAAACTGGATGCCTCCAACAACCTCCATCGCTTTACCAGGCCATATGTGCATCCCAGGACTCAACATCCCAGGAATAACCAAGTCTGGGCTTCCCTTTACCAGCCTGCATCCTCTAACCAGGCTGAGGTCCAGACTGGGAGTCACACCTCCAGCCACCAGCTGCACAAAGAGAGACCTTACAACCCACTGCCTTCATCCTTCTGTACAGGGGAGCATGCTCACTACAGGATCTGCAACAGTAAT GATTGTCCTCCATCCAGCAAAGGCATCAGAGCGGTTCAGTGTTCTTCCTACAACAGCCAGCCATTCATGGGCAGACTCTATAAATGGGAACCTTTTAATGAAG TTCCTGGGGGCCAGCATTGTGAGCTAAACTGCCGGGCCACTGGGTTCAGATTCTACGTGCGACAGTCAGACAGAGTGATTGATGGCACGCCGTGcggacaaaatgaaacaaatctgtGTGTGGCGGGACAGTGCGCG AGCCTTGGGTGCGATGAGTATCTTGGATCTGGGAAGGTGGTTGACAAGTGCGGCGTGTGCGGAGGTGACAACTCGACCTGCAGGCTGGTCTCAGGAGTGTTCAAACACAGCTTGTCCAAGATTGGCTACCACAAGATAGTGGAGATCCCAGAGGGAGCCACAAGGATCAACGTGACGGAGATGGTGAAGAGCAGAAACTACCTGG CTCTGCGAAGCCGTTCAGGGAGATCCATTATAAATGGAAACTGGGCTATCGACCGACCGGGGAAATATGAGGGTGGAGGTACCATGTTCACCTACCGCAGACCCAATGAGATCAGCAGTACAGCTGGGGAATCCTTTCTTGCTGAGGGCCCCACCAATGAAATTCTGGATGTTTAT ATGATCTTTCAGCAACCAAACCCTGGGGTTCACTACGAGTACATTCTCTCCTCTGAGAAAACCGTCAAGCCTCAGCaaccaacacaaacagcagaag AATCTGCGAGAGGACAGGATGAGTACACGCAGCAGAGCCACACGCAGCAGGAGAACTTCAACTCTGCAGGAGGGGGAAGATATCAGCCACATCTTCCTGACAACCAGGTACCTGCTGTGGTTCCTCCAAGACGTGACAGGGAGTACAACTGGAAACTGACTGGCACCACAGAATGCAGCGCCTCCTGTGGAAAAG GTTTCAGAAATTCAATCTTCCGCTGCGTCCACYGGCTGAATCACGTCGAGGTGTCGGATGCTTTTTGTGAAAGCAGCAGCCGCCCAGGTCCACAGGAGGAGGCCTGCAACCTGCAGCCCTGCCCAGCATT TTGGGATATCGGAGAGTGGTCGGAGTGCAGCAAGACCTGTGGACTGGGCATGCAGCACCGGCAGGTTCTGTGCCGCCAAGTTTATGCCAACCGCACCCTCAACGTCCACACGAGCCGCTGCCGACACCTGGAGCGACCCGAAACGGCCAGTACCTGCCAGCTCAAGATCTGCAGTGAGTGGCAGATCCGCTCTGAATGGACATCT TGTTCGGTGCCGTGCGGggtgggtcagaggtcaagagAGGTGCGCTGTGTGAGCAACGTGGGTGACTTCGTTCCTGATGAGGAGTGCAACATGAACCTGCGACCCACCAACGTAGAGAACTGCGACATGGGAGCCTGTGCCAAGAGCTGGTTCTACACCGAGTGGGGAAACAGG TGCTCCGCTGAATGCGGGATGGGTGTCCGAACCCGCAGCATTCTTTGCCTGACCAACCATATCAGCAGCCTCCCTCTGGAGGGGTGTGGCAGCGAGCGGCCTGCAGACTCCCAGGTCTGCAACAACGGTCCCTGTGACAATCGAATCGAGTGGTTCACAGGTCCTTGGASCCAG TGCTCTGCAGAATGCGGCTCAGGCAGTCAGCAGAGGTCAGTGGTGTGCCTGATAAAGTCTGATGAAGGATTTACCGTCATGCCACCCTATGAATGCTCATCCTTGGACCGACCACTCAGTCAGCAGAGCTGCAATATTAAGACCTGYGGTTCGAAGTGGTACCACACTGACTGGAGTGCG
- the thsd4 gene encoding thrombospondin type-1 domain-containing protein 4 isoform X2: MLDVXIWTIRLSVQLLLWSQLLDSQQTADHRKVPQRTESQQEFRAEYXEIQGAWGTWGAWSTCSRTCGKGVQEQTRPCLPVYTQYPSRGVAVQPQQPGHVISALKPAAAPRHSGVRAFNNSSSRGELRREKQSRPGERRKVTHIVPGRYGYGRAPHVAPLLVDSGRGSASPRLHRQKRSPAANSLQAFPGRHTDLRSPKLDASNNLHRFTRPYVHPRTQHPRNNQVWASLYQPASSNQAEVQTGSHTSSHQLHKERPYNPLPSSFCTGEHAHYRICNSNDCPPSSKGIRAVQCSSYNSQPFMGRLYKWEPFNEVPGGQHCELNCRATGFRFYVRQSDRVIDGTPCGQNETNLCVAGQCASLGCDEYLGSGKVVDKCGVCGGDNSTCRLVSGVFKHSLSKIGYHKIVEIPEGATRINVTEMVKSRNYLALRSRSGRSIINGNWAIDRPGKYEGGGTMFTYRRPNEISSTAGESFLAEGPTNEILDVYMIFQQPNPGVHYEYILSSEKTVKPQQPTQTAEESARGQDEYTQQSHTQQENFNSAGGGRYQPHLPDNQVPAVVPPRRDREYNWKLTGTTECSASCGKGFRNSIFRCVHXLNHVEVSDAFCESSSRPGPQEEACNLQPCPAFWDIGEWSECSKTCGLGMQHRQVLCRQVYANRTLNVHTSRCRHLERPETASTCQLKICSEWQIRSEWTSCSVPCGVGQRSREVRCVSNVGDFVPDEECNMNLRPTNVENCDMGACAKSWFYTEWGNRCSAECGMGVRTRSILCLTNHISSLPLEGCGSERPADSQVCNNGPCDNRIEWFTGPWXQCSAECGSGSQQRSVVCLIKSDEGFTVMPPYECSSLDRPLSQQSCNIKTCGSKWYHTDWSACSKTCEGGFRVREVRCLSDDMLSSEACDEQLRPADREDCSPEPCIPQIDLNCRDKYYNCNVVVQARLCVYDYYKTACCASCSRIXHKQKAHRGHS; the protein is encoded by the exons ATGCTAGATGTCWGGATTTGGACCATCAG ACTATCtgttcagctgctgctttggTCRCAACTCCTGGACAGTCAACAAACAGCAGATCACAGGAAG GTGCCTCAGAGGACAGAGTCTCAACAGGAGTTCAGGGCAGAGTACRGGGAAATTCAGGGAGCCTGGGGCACCTGGGGCGCCTGGTCAACCTGCTCCCGGACATGTGGGAAAGGGGTACAAGAACAGACGAGGCCCTGTCTGCCTGTGTACACTCAATACCCCTCCAGAGGAGTTGCCGTTCAGCCCCAGCAGCCAGGCCATGTCATTTCAGCTTTGaagcctgctgctgctccacgCCACAGTGGTGTCAGAGCcttcaacaacagcagcagcaggggagAGCTGAGAAGGGAGAAGCAGAGCAGGCCAGGAGAACGCAG GAAGGTCACCCACATTGTCCCAGGGAGGTATGGCTATGGACGAGCACCTCATGTGGCTCCACTGTTAGTGGATTCAGGCAGAGGCTCAGCTTCCCCTCGCCTCCACAGACAAAAACGCTCCCCTGCTGCTAACTCCCTCCAGGCCTTTCCTGGAAGGCACACCGACCTCAGATCACCCAAACTGGATGCCTCCAACAACCTCCATCGCTTTACCAGGCCATATGTGCATCCCAGGACTCAACATCCCAGGAATAACCAAGTCTGGGCTTCCCTTTACCAGCCTGCATCCTCTAACCAGGCTGAGGTCCAGACTGGGAGTCACACCTCCAGCCACCAGCTGCACAAAGAGAGACCTTACAACCCACTGCCTTCATCCTTCTGTACAGGGGAGCATGCTCACTACAGGATCTGCAACAGTAAT GATTGTCCTCCATCCAGCAAAGGCATCAGAGCGGTTCAGTGTTCTTCCTACAACAGCCAGCCATTCATGGGCAGACTCTATAAATGGGAACCTTTTAATGAAG TTCCTGGGGGCCAGCATTGTGAGCTAAACTGCCGGGCCACTGGGTTCAGATTCTACGTGCGACAGTCAGACAGAGTGATTGATGGCACGCCGTGcggacaaaatgaaacaaatctgtGTGTGGCGGGACAGTGCGCG AGCCTTGGGTGCGATGAGTATCTTGGATCTGGGAAGGTGGTTGACAAGTGCGGCGTGTGCGGAGGTGACAACTCGACCTGCAGGCTGGTCTCAGGAGTGTTCAAACACAGCTTGTCCAAGATTGGCTACCACAAGATAGTGGAGATCCCAGAGGGAGCCACAAGGATCAACGTGACGGAGATGGTGAAGAGCAGAAACTACCTGG CTCTGCGAAGCCGTTCAGGGAGATCCATTATAAATGGAAACTGGGCTATCGACCGACCGGGGAAATATGAGGGTGGAGGTACCATGTTCACCTACCGCAGACCCAATGAGATCAGCAGTACAGCTGGGGAATCCTTTCTTGCTGAGGGCCCCACCAATGAAATTCTGGATGTTTAT ATGATCTTTCAGCAACCAAACCCTGGGGTTCACTACGAGTACATTCTCTCCTCTGAGAAAACCGTCAAGCCTCAGCaaccaacacaaacagcagaag AATCTGCGAGAGGACAGGATGAGTACACGCAGCAGAGCCACACGCAGCAGGAGAACTTCAACTCTGCAGGAGGGGGAAGATATCAGCCACATCTTCCTGACAACCAGGTACCTGCTGTGGTTCCTCCAAGACGTGACAGGGAGTACAACTGGAAACTGACTGGCACCACAGAATGCAGCGCCTCCTGTGGAAAAG GTTTCAGAAATTCAATCTTCCGCTGCGTCCACYGGCTGAATCACGTCGAGGTGTCGGATGCTTTTTGTGAAAGCAGCAGCCGCCCAGGTCCACAGGAGGAGGCCTGCAACCTGCAGCCCTGCCCAGCATT TTGGGATATCGGAGAGTGGTCGGAGTGCAGCAAGACCTGTGGACTGGGCATGCAGCACCGGCAGGTTCTGTGCCGCCAAGTTTATGCCAACCGCACCCTCAACGTCCACACGAGCCGCTGCCGACACCTGGAGCGACCCGAAACGGCCAGTACCTGCCAGCTCAAGATCTGCAGTGAGTGGCAGATCCGCTCTGAATGGACATCT TGTTCGGTGCCGTGCGGggtgggtcagaggtcaagagAGGTGCGCTGTGTGAGCAACGTGGGTGACTTCGTTCCTGATGAGGAGTGCAACATGAACCTGCGACCCACCAACGTAGAGAACTGCGACATGGGAGCCTGTGCCAAGAGCTGGTTCTACACCGAGTGGGGAAACAGG TGCTCCGCTGAATGCGGGATGGGTGTCCGAACCCGCAGCATTCTTTGCCTGACCAACCATATCAGCAGCCTCCCTCTGGAGGGGTGTGGCAGCGAGCGGCCTGCAGACTCCCAGGTCTGCAACAACGGTCCCTGTGACAATCGAATCGAGTGGTTCACAGGTCCTTGGASCCAG TGCTCTGCAGAATGCGGCTCAGGCAGTCAGCAGAGGTCAGTGGTGTGCCTGATAAAGTCTGATGAAGGATTTACCGTCATGCCACCCTATGAATGCTCATCCTTGGACCGACCACTCAGTCAGCAGAGCTGCAATATTAAGACCTGYGGTTCGAAGTGGTACCACACTGACTGGAGTGCG